Below is a genomic region from Rhodohalobacter sp. 614A.
GCTTATTCATTAACCATTGAACCAAAAACTCGGCTGGGCAAACAAGTTGAACTTGGACGGATCAACCCGCCGGATGATGATCGTGTTTCGGAGCATTTCGACCTGGTGCGAAGTGAACTCCAAAAAGCGGGACTTGAGCAATATGAAGTCAGTAACTTTGCAAAGCCGGGGAAGGAAGCGGTTCATAACAGTAATTACTGGAATCATGAAAATTATATAGGACTGGGCCCATCCGCTCATTCTTTTTGGCGGGATAAAGAAGGCGCAAAACGATGGCTGAATCAGGCGAATCTGAAAAACTATTTGAATAATCCGTCGGGAAGTTATCGTGAAGAGGAAGAAAATTTATCCCCAAAAACACTTGGTGAAGAAAGAATTATGCTGGGACTGCGAACCAAATGGGGAGTATCAGAGAAGAATTTAGAAGAAATGTATGACTATCGCTTTTCTGATAAGCAACGAAAATGGATCGAAAAGCAGATCAAAAAAAGTTTTTTTGAACGAGAAAATGATGTCTTCAGAATGACGGCCGAAGGGTTAAAAATTTCCGATCATTTGGTTGTTGATTTACTTGCTTTGGGTGAATAAAAGTTGATTTCAATCGAATCAATTTATTGCCGGACTTGAATACTATTAAAATTTTTTAAATATATAAGGGATTCCGCTGCACCAAAGAATCAAAAGAGAAGTGAGAGAATCCCAACCCCAAACAAGTTTCCTTAGCCATGACTCCACCCAACGACCAAGCCATTTCGCAACCGCAAAAAGAATTCTTTGACGATGCATCTTTTAGAACGCTGTACGGAGGAGTGGTGGTAACCTGGGTAGCAACCAGTGCCATTTCCGATGTCTGGGGCGATATAGATCTGAAAGTCCTGGGGTTTACAATTGCCATCCTTGTAGCACTAATCGGTTTTTTTCTGAGTGATCAAAGAACTTTAAAAAAACTGGTGATAGCACCTTTTAACGGGCTCCTGATTTATTTGACCATTATGGGCGGTACTTCTTTTCTTCCCGCTGATATTGATGATCGTGATCCCGCAACGGCAACCGATACAACCCAAACGGCAATCGTTGAGGATGTCGAAACGGAATCTGGAAGCAGATCCGCATTTCTTAAAGCGTGGAATCCGAATGCGAACCTTGTACAGGAAGCGACCCAGTTAAAACAAGAAAATACAAAGCTCCAGGTTGAGACGAGAGAGCTGGCCGAAGTAAATCAGGTTTATGAACAGAAACTGGATTCCACTCGTCAGGTCATTCAAACCATTCAACTATCACCGGCGGTCAGAGAAAGTTTACTGAGAAATCTGGACGTAAACAGAAACGCCACACTGATGAGGCCTGCCTTCAATCAGTAACTATTTAATAAGAACCATTTTTTTGGTTGAGACGGTTTGATCTGTAATAATCCTGTAAAAATACACGCCGGATGCAAGATCAGACGCGTCGAACTGAATGGTGTGGAATCCGCGATTTAAACGGTCGTCGATCAGCGTAGAAATTTGTCTGCCGATCCGGTCATACACTTCTACTTTCACTCGTTTGGCTTCACTCAAAGAAAACCGGATGTTTGTAACCGGGTTAAATGGATTTGGATAATTTTGGGTAATAGTATCCTCATCCGGAATAGTCGATGTAACCGTAAGATTATACGTTCCGCTACTGTCTCTGTGGGTATTTACAACTGCAATTCGAATATCCGTGAGATTGTCCCAGCTCCACGTCGTTTGAAGGGCCTGGGATTTTGAATTGGGATTTGCGATAAACTGGGTATCAATTTCCCCATTCCTGAAAAACCCAATCACACCTAAACCAACACCGTTTACGGTAGCATCGAGGAGAAAAGTGGGTTGTCCGGGAATAATGTTGGACGGTATCACGTGAATGTAGTTTGCCGCTTTTGCAAGAATCAGTTGATTGGTGAGACTGTCTGGCGGCTGAAAAAGTGTTTCTATAAATCTTGAGGAGGGATAATTTTCTTTTTCCTGGAAACCAAATTTGGGGATCATGAAATCAGGTCCGGCCGTCATATGCCAGAGGTGATTATTAATATGTTCCTGAGGGAATGTTTGATTATTTGCAATTAAAACCCGCTCTATGGCATCTAAATAGGAGATGAAATCTTCGTTGTCCTGTTTATTCAAATAATCGGCCCGAATCTCTTTCCAAACATCAACCCAAAACTGCATGCCATACGATTCGGCAAAATAAAGTGCCCAGGTTATATGATTATAAGAACCGGGAATGGGGCTATTGGGACTGCCAAATATGGATGAGCTGTGGGGAGAGTTTTGATCCCAGTCATCATCCGCGCTATTAAAGTTCATGATGTAATTGTAGTAGTCATTTACATCGTCAAAAACCACTTCCTCCATTAATGTAGCATCCATCTCAATCCATACAGCGTTTCCGGAATCTCCCTTCCAACGGTTGTTTGTGTATTGAATAGCGTGTTTCACTTCATGAGCAATCGTTGCATAAAGAGCCCCGGTTTGATCTCCTTCGGGATGTGTATTTCCCGGGAAACCTCCGAAATCATTATGGATGTTAATAGTTGTGGTTGAACCGGAAGCCCGTGTGGTGCCATAAAATTGAAAATTTTGGAAGTAAATCACATACGGTTCGTCCTTAAGAAAATCCATAAAACCGAGTTCGAGCACTTCATAACGGTAGGAAGAATCAGCCGCAAATGCAGCTTTTTCAATATAATCGGGGACGCCGCTGTTATCCAGATCCTCAAGCGGCACTGCATCCAGTCCGGTGGTTTCGTAATAAAGAATAAAATTTCCTGAAGGAGAAGTATGACTACGGGTTTCGGCGGAGGTTTCAACAGAAAGAAGAGTTTCAATTTCTGAAACCGTGGCCGGATTCATTTGATCTTTCATTTGCTCGTACTCTGCAAGAACAGGCGTCAAACATTTAATAAGTTGATCGGAAGATGTACGAAAGCGCGTATCCAGCCGTTCGGGTTTAAAACCGGCATAAATGGATTGAAGCAGTGCCTCTTCTTTTGAAATATTACCGATGGCAACTTCTTTTTGTATAGCTGAAAGTACCGGGTGGTGAGCGGTGGGAAGTATGGGATCGATATGATTTTGTGCAAATAAATTTGGTCCTCCAAGCGCAAAAGCCAAACATAAAAAAGTCAATAAAATCTGCCGGATGCGGTTGATCATGAATCCCGTTCAGAGAGGGTTTAAAAATTAT
It encodes:
- the hemW gene encoding radical SAM family heme chaperone HemW — protein: MSGIYIHIPFCKQACSYCDFYFLTRGELRQPFVDALVSEIQSYKDSKFAKESVQTIYLGGGTPSLLNEKQLESIFESLHEVFLVDPVEVTMELNPDDVTPEYLSMIRDLGVNRASMGVQSFDKKILEFMHRAHNPGEAIHALEALQKTGFPSFTADLIYGNPGQSAAKLKRDIDQLLSFDPPHISAYSLTIEPKTRLGKQVELGRINPPDDDRVSEHFDLVRSELQKAGLEQYEVSNFAKPGKEAVHNSNYWNHENYIGLGPSAHSFWRDKEGAKRWLNQANLKNYLNNPSGSYREEEENLSPKTLGEERIMLGLRTKWGVSEKNLEEMYDYRFSDKQRKWIEKQIKKSFFERENDVFRMTAEGLKISDHLVVDLLALGE
- a CDS encoding T9SS type A sorting domain-containing protein; translation: MINRIRQILLTFLCLAFALGGPNLFAQNHIDPILPTAHHPVLSAIQKEVAIGNISKEEALLQSIYAGFKPERLDTRFRTSSDQLIKCLTPVLAEYEQMKDQMNPATVSEIETLLSVETSAETRSHTSPSGNFILYYETTGLDAVPLEDLDNSGVPDYIEKAAFAADSSYRYEVLELGFMDFLKDEPYVIYFQNFQFYGTTRASGSTTTINIHNDFGGFPGNTHPEGDQTGALYATIAHEVKHAIQYTNNRWKGDSGNAVWIEMDATLMEEVVFDDVNDYYNYIMNFNSADDDWDQNSPHSSSIFGSPNSPIPGSYNHITWALYFAESYGMQFWVDVWKEIRADYLNKQDNEDFISYLDAIERVLIANNQTFPQEHINNHLWHMTAGPDFMIPKFGFQEKENYPSSRFIETLFQPPDSLTNQLILAKAANYIHVIPSNIIPGQPTFLLDATVNGVGLGVIGFFRNGEIDTQFIANPNSKSQALQTTWSWDNLTDIRIAVVNTHRDSSGTYNLTVTSTIPDEDTITQNYPNPFNPVTNIRFSLSEAKRVKVEVYDRIGRQISTLIDDRLNRGFHTIQFDASDLASGVYFYRIITDQTVSTKKMVLIK